The sequence below is a genomic window from Thioclava nitratireducens.
CGTCTTCGTGCTCGCCCTTGTGATCTTTCCCGGCCCGATTGGCGACGCGTTCGCCGCGGGCCGTTCCTGGATCGTCGCCAATCTCGGCTGGTTCTTCATTCTCGGCGTCAATATCTGGCTGGGCTTCCTGATCTGGGCCGCGCTGTCGCGCCATGGCCATATCCGGCTCGGGCCGAAGGACAGCCGCCCGGAATATGGCAATCTGTCATGGTTCACGATGCTGTTCGCGGGCGGTATCGGCACGGTGCTGATGTTCTGGGGCGTGGCCGAACCGATCAGCCATTTCTCCGAACCACCGCTGCCGGGCGTCGAGCCTTTTTCCGACGAGGCCGCGAAAGACGCGATCTCCATCGCGATCTATCACCTCGGCCTGCACACCTGGACGATCTTCACGCTGCCGGGGCTGGGGTTTGCCTATTTCATCAACCGCTACGACCTGCCGGTGCGGGTCTCTTCGGTGTTCTACCCGCTCCTGAAAGAGGGCATCAACGGGCCGATCGGAAAGGCGATCGACATCGCTTCGATCCTCGGCACGCTGTTTGGCGTCGCCGTCTCGCTCGGCCTCGGCTCCAGCCAGATCGCCGCCGGCCTCGATGCGCTTCTCGGTACGGGCGACGGCACCTTCGTCAAGATCGCGATCCTCACCGCGCTGACCGCCGTTGCGATCACCTCCATCGTCGCTGGGCTCGACAAGGGCGTGAAGCTGCTGTCGAATATCAATATCGGCATGGCGGTCGGCCTGATGGTCTTCGTGCTGATCTTCGGCTCGACCCTGTTCCTGCTGCGCGGGATCGTCCAGACCTTCGGGCTCTATTTCTCCAACCTGCCGCATCTGGCCTTCTGGAACGACATGCTGGCCAACGAGAACCCCGACACGCCCGGCTGGGGCTGGCAGGGCTCGTGGACGGTGTTCTACTGGGCCTGGACGGTGACCTGGTCGCCCTTCATCGGGCTCTTCGTCGCGCGCATCTCGCGCGGTCGCACGGTGCGCGAATTCGTTTTCGGCGTGCTGCTGGCGCCGTCACTCTTCACCCTGATCTGGTTCGCGATCTTCGGCTGGCAGGCGATGGAGTTCGACGGCATCGGACAGGCGGCGCGCGCCGCGATGGGCGATCAGGCGGGGCAATTGTCGAAAGCGGTCTCCGATAGCGTTCCGCTCGCGATGTTCGCCTTCTTCGAGCATTTCCCCTTCGTCCATATCGTTCAGGGCATCGCCGTCGTCGTGGTGGCGATCTTCTTCGCGACGTCGTCGGACTCGGCCTCGCTGGTGGTCGACATGCTCTGCACCGGCACGCCGACGCCCGGCCCCGTCCATCAGCGCGTTTTCTGGGGCGCGGCCGAAGGGCTGGTCGCGGCGATGCTGATCATACTCGCAGGCGATGCCGGGTTGACCGCGCTGCAACAGGTGATCACCGTCGTGGGCCTGCCGATCTTCATACTGGTGTCGATGATGATCCCTTCGATCATCAAGGGATTTGCGCTTGAAGACATCGACCATGTCTCGATCGGCAAGAGACCCAAGCTCGACGATTTCTGATCGCAAGAAACGGCCCGGGGATGCTCCGGGCCGTTTCCCGTTTTCCCTCCGCGGATCGGCCTTCCCTTTTGCCGCTTTGACCACTACATGAGCGGCCATGACAGAAGAACTCCATATCGTCGGCGGTGGCATGGCGGGCTCGGAAGCGGCCTGGCAGGCGGCGAATGCCGGCATCCGCGTGGTGCTGCACGAGATGCGGCCCAAGGTCGAAACCTTCGCGCACCAGACCGGCAACTATGCCGAGATGGTCTGCTCGAACTCGTTCCGCTCGGACGATCACGAACGCAACGCCGTGGGTCAGCTCCATTGGGAGATGGGCGCCGCGAACGGGCTGATCATGGAGACCGCGCGCAAGCACCGTCTGCCCGCAGGCGGCGCGCTGGCCGTGGACCGCGAGGCGTTTTCGCAATCGGTGACCGAGGCGCTTCGCGCCCACGAGAACATTTCCTTTACGGAGGAAGAAGTTACGGAGCTTCCTTCAGAGGGAAAATGGATCTTTGCGACCGGGCCTCTGACGTCTGAGAGCCTCGGCAAAGCTATCCTGCAAGCCACCGGCGAAGAGCGACTGGCCTTCTTTGACGCCATCGCGCCCATCGTCTATGCCGACACGATCGACATGTCCGTCGCATGGCGCCAGTCGCGCTACGACAAGGGCGAGACCGAGGAAGAGCGCACGGCCTATATCAACTGCCCGATGACGAAGGACCAATACGAGGCCTTCATCGACGCGCTGCTCGAGGCCGACAAGACCGAGTTCCACGAGGGCGAGACCGCGGGCTATTTCGACGGCTGCCTGCCGATCGAGGTGATGGCTGAACGCGGTCGCGAGACCCTGCGCCACGGGCCGATGAAACCGGTCGGCCTGACCAACGAGCACGATCCGCAGACCAAGGCTTGGGCGGTGGTGCAGCTGCGCCGCGACAACGCGCTCGGCACGCTCTACAATATCGTGGGCTTCCAGACCAAGATGAAGTACGGCGCGCAAGCTGCTGTTTTCCGGATGATTCCGGGACTTCAGGATGCCAAGTTTGCGCGTCTCGGCGGGATTCACCGCAACACCTTCATCAATTCGCCGACGCTGCTCGATGCTCAGATGCGGCTTAAGTCGCACCCGAACCTGCGCTTCGCGGGCCAGATCACCGGCGTTGAAGGCTATGTCGAAAGCGCCGCGATGGGCCTTCTGGCGGGTCGCATGGCCGCTGCGGAGCTTCAGGGCCGCGAGTTGCCGCCACCGGGACCCGAAACCGCGATGGGGGCGTTGATCACCCACATCACAGGCGGGGCCGAGG
It includes:
- a CDS encoding BCCT family transporter, with the translated sequence MKALADRLGLRTDPTIFFVSAGFTIVFVLALVIFPGPIGDAFAAGRSWIVANLGWFFILGVNIWLGFLIWAALSRHGHIRLGPKDSRPEYGNLSWFTMLFAGGIGTVLMFWGVAEPISHFSEPPLPGVEPFSDEAAKDAISIAIYHLGLHTWTIFTLPGLGFAYFINRYDLPVRVSSVFYPLLKEGINGPIGKAIDIASILGTLFGVAVSLGLGSSQIAAGLDALLGTGDGTFVKIAILTALTAVAITSIVAGLDKGVKLLSNINIGMAVGLMVFVLIFGSTLFLLRGIVQTFGLYFSNLPHLAFWNDMLANENPDTPGWGWQGSWTVFYWAWTVTWSPFIGLFVARISRGRTVREFVFGVLLAPSLFTLIWFAIFGWQAMEFDGIGQAARAAMGDQAGQLSKAVSDSVPLAMFAFFEHFPFVHIVQGIAVVVVAIFFATSSDSASLVVDMLCTGTPTPGPVHQRVFWGAAEGLVAAMLIILAGDAGLTALQQVITVVGLPIFILVSMMIPSIIKGFALEDIDHVSIGKRPKLDDF
- the trmFO gene encoding methylenetetrahydrofolate--tRNA-(uracil(54)-C(5))-methyltransferase (FADH(2)-oxidizing) TrmFO, coding for MTEELHIVGGGMAGSEAAWQAANAGIRVVLHEMRPKVETFAHQTGNYAEMVCSNSFRSDDHERNAVGQLHWEMGAANGLIMETARKHRLPAGGALAVDREAFSQSVTEALRAHENISFTEEEVTELPSEGKWIFATGPLTSESLGKAILQATGEERLAFFDAIAPIVYADTIDMSVAWRQSRYDKGETEEERTAYINCPMTKDQYEAFIDALLEADKTEFHEGETAGYFDGCLPIEVMAERGRETLRHGPMKPVGLTNEHDPQTKAWAVVQLRRDNALGTLYNIVGFQTKMKYGAQAAVFRMIPGLQDAKFARLGGIHRNTFINSPTLLDAQMRLKSHPNLRFAGQITGVEGYVESAAMGLLAGRMAAAELQGRELPPPGPETAMGALITHITGGAEAKTFQPMNVNFGLFPPIDAKGGRRGRKDRYKAYTDRAKTVFGDWLAHQGETV